The window CTGACGCGCGCCGCAAGCGGGGCCGACAAGAAACTGATCACCGGCGTCCGCGTCTTCGACGTGTTCGAGGGCGCGTCGCTCGGCGAGGGCAAGAAGTCGGTCGCCATCGAAGTCGCGATTCAGCCGGTCGATCGAACCCTCACTGACGAGGATTTCGAGGCGCTCGCCGGCCGGATCGTCGAGAACGTCGCGAAGCAGACCGGCGGCGTGTTGCGGGGCTAGCGCATGTCGCCCGAAGGTAGGAACCGGCTTCGGGATAAAGACATGCGCAAAAAGGACGGCTCGAAGCGACTTCTGCCGCCCGGCGCGGAAGAGCGACATGTGACGACGGCGGCGGGCCGGCTGCGCGTTCTGCACGCGGGCGTTGCGGCGGATGACCGATCTCCAGTCGTTCTCGTGCATGGCGGGGGCAGCGATAGCGCTGCGATTTCCTGGTATCGGCTGATCGGCCCGCTCGCCGGGAGCCGCGAGGTCTGGGCGCTGGACCTGCCTGGTTTCGGCGGCAGCATCGGGGCCGAGCCTGTCGGCGGCCCCCGCGAGATGGCCGCCGTGCTCGCCGAGGCGATGGATCGGCTCGGCGTAGGCCCGGCGATCGTCTTTGGTGTTTCGATGGGCGGCGATGTGGCGCTCAATCTGGCGCTCGACCATCCCCGGCGCGTGCGCGGGCTGGTGCTGGTCGCCCCGGGCGGGCTCGTGCCGATCTTCCGAAACCGTGCCGCGCATTTTGGAGCCTGGCTCATGGCCCGGTCGCCGGACTGGCTGCTCCGGCCTGCCTCGCGCCTTTCCAATCGCTTCGCCCGGACGGCGCTGCGCGCGATCGTCAAGGACATTCGCAAGCTGCCGCCCGAAGTCGTCGAGGAGTTCGTGCACGAAGCCCGCCACCCCCGCGGAGGCCTGGCCTATGGCCGCTACAACCAGGCAACGATCGGGCGCCGAGGCATGCTGAACGACCTCAGCGATCGCGTCCACGCGATTGCGGTTTCCACGTTGATCCTCCATGGCGAGGACGATCCGATCGTCGATCCGGAAGGATCGCGCCGGGCCGCCGCCCGCATGCCCGACGCTCGTCTCGTCATGGTTCCCGGCTGCGGCCATTGGGTGCAGCTTGAGGCCCACGACAGGTTCCTCTCCGAGGTCAGCGCCTTCCTCGCTGGAAGCCCGTGACCTCGAAGATGGTAGAGCATCGGACCGAAAAGTGGAATCCGGTTTTCGGATTATTCCGATGCTCAAACAAAAAGAGATAGATCGCCACTCGTGCGTCCGTAAGGATGCGCGGCGATCTAGCGTGTGTCTCCCGGGCGGCTCGGACGAGGCGCGCTGCTACCGGTTCGCCTGCTGCTGCATGGCTTGAGAATAGCGCTCGCCGGATGTGGTTTCCGGCGAGACGATCCGGCCGATCCGGGCCAGATCGTCGGCGCTGAGAGCGATCGAGGCCACAGCCACGTTCTGCTCCAGATTGGCGATCTTGCGCGAACCGGGGATCGGCACGATGAAGTCGCCCTGATGCAGCACCCAGCCGAGCGCGAGTTGTGCTGCGCTCACGCCCTTCGTCGCCGCGAAGGCCTGAAGATCGGCCACAGCGGCGAGGTTGCGCTTGAGGTTTTCCTCCTCGAAACGCGGCAGCCCGCGCCGGAAATCCTTTTCGCCGAGCTGGTCCGCCGAGGTGATCGCGCCGGTGAGGAAGCCGCGTCCGAGCGGGCTGAACGGCACGAAGCCGATTCCGAGCTCGCGGCAGGTGGGCAGCACCTCGGCTTCGGGGTCCCGCGTCCACAGCGAATACTCGCTCTGAACCGCGGCGATCGGATGCACGGCATGCGCGCGCCGGATCGACGCCGCACTCGCTTCCGACAGGCCGAGCGTGCGCACCTTGCCCTCCTTGACGAGATCGGCCATCGCGCCGACCGTTTCCTCGAACGGCACGTCGGGATCGACCCGGTGCTGGTAGAACAGGTCGATGACCTCGATGCCGAGCCGCTTCAGCGAGGCCTCGGCGACCTTGCGGACGTTTTCCGGGCGGCTGTTCAGGCCCGGCTCCTGCTTCGGACCGTCTTGTGTCTCGACGATGTTGAAGCCGAACTTGGTGGCGATCCGGACCTTGTCGCGCAGCGGCTTCAGCCCCTTGCCGACCAGCACCTCGTTGGTGAACGGGCCGTAAACTTCCGCCGTGTCGAACAGCGTGACGCCCAGTTCGACCGCACGGTGCAGCGTGGCGATGGCGTCCTTCTCGTCCTGCCCGCCATAGGCGTGGCTCATGCCCATGCAGCCGAGGCCGATGGGAAAAATTTCGAGTTCCGAACCGAGTTTTCTGTGCTGCATGGCGAGCCTCATTGTCCTGCGTCGTCGAGACGCTTCATCTGATCGTCGGAAAGCTTGAACGTAGCGGATTTCACCAGGCTTTCGACCTGTGCGACGCTGGTCGCGCTGGCGATCGGCGCGGTGACGGCCGGCTTCGCCATCAGCCAGGCAAGCGCGATCTCGGCGGGTTTGGCGTCGGTCTCCGCGCTTACCGCGTCCAGCGCATCGAGGATCGCCAGGCCGCGTGCGTCGAGATATTTAGCCACACCGCCGCCGCGCGCCTTGCCTTTGGTGTCGCCGGCCGAGCGGTATTTGCCCGTCAGGAAGCCCGAGGCGAGGCTGTAATAGGTGATGACCCCGATTTCTTGCCTGCGGCAGAGGTCCGCCAGCGGCCCTTCGAAACTGTCGCGGTTGTAGAGGTTGTATTCAGGCTGCAGCGCGTCGTAGCGCGGCAGGCCAGCCGCCTTGGCGGCGTCGAACGAGGCCTGCAACTGTGCGGCGTCGAGGTTCGAGGCGCCGAAGGCGCGGACCTTGCCGTCGGCGACGAGCTTCGCATGGGCCTCGAGCGTTTCCTCATAGGGCGTCCGATCGTCGGGCCAGTGCGACAGATAGAGGTCGATGTGATCGGTCTGGAGCCGCTTCAGAGAGTTTTCGACGGCCTCCATGATCCATGTCCTCGACAAATCCGTGTGCCCCTGCCCCATGTCGGAGCCGACCTTGGTGACGATCACCACCTCGTCGCGCGGGATCGCCGCGCTCTTCAGCCATTTGCCGATGATCGCTTCGGACTCGCCGCCTTCGTGCCCGGGCGCCCAGCGCGAATAGACGTCGGCCGTGTCGATGGCGTTGAAGCCCGCCCCATGAAATGCGCTCAGGATGTCAAAGGACGTCTTTTCGTCGGCCGTCCAGCCGAAGACGTTGCCGCCAAGAACCAGTGGGGCGATGGTCAGGCCCGTGCGGCCGAGTTTGCGCTTTTGCATGATGAGCTCCGATGGGATTGTATGCGTGGGAGAGTTATCGCCTGACATAGGTCTTCACGGTCGCATGTTCAGGAGCGCTAGGCAAAAAACCTCGGTGAATGCATGCCGAGGACAAGGGAGACGACGACATGTTCAGATGGGGCATCCTGTCCACCGCCAAGATTGCACGCGAGCAGCTCATTCCTGCGATCCAGGAATCGGACAACGGCGTGCTGTCCGCGATCGCCAGCCGCGACGGAGCGAAAGCCTCGGCGCTGGCGGAGCGATTCGGCGCGCCGCATGCGTTCGGTTCCTACGAGGACATGCTGGCGTCGCACGTGATCGACGCCGTCTACATTCCGCTGCCCACCTCGCAACATGTGGAGTGGGCGGTGAAGGCCGCCGATGCCGGCAAGCATGTGCTGGTGGAAAAGCCGCTCGCGCTCCACGCCGATCAGATTGCGCCGGTCATCGCCGCGCGGGACCGCAACAAGGTCATCGTCTCCGAAGCGTTCATGGTCACGTACCACCCGCAATGGGCGAAGGTGCGCGACCTGATCGCGGACGGTGCGATCGGGCGGCTTCGCTACGTGCAGGGCGCGTTTTCCTACTACAATGTCGATCCGCAGAACATGCGCAACCGGCCCGAACTGGGCGGCGGCGCATTGCCCGACATCGGCGTCTATCCGGCCGTGACGACGCGCTTTGCGACCGGGGCGGAGCCGAGGCGGGTGCAGGCGACCGTCGAGCGTGACAAGACCTTCGGCACCGACATCCATTCGAGCATCCGGGCGGATTTCGGCAGTTTCGAACTGTCCTTCTATCTGTCCACCCAGCTTGCCGCGCGGCAGATGATGGTCTTCCACGGCGACAAGGGCTTCATCGAGGTCGCATCGCCCTTCAATGCCGGCCTTTACGACGACCACCGCGTGACCTTGCACGATCAGGGGCATGGAACGGCACAGATCTTCCGCTTCCCGGCAACGAAACAATATCAGCTTCAGGTCGAGACGTTCGCCCGGGCGGCGCGCGGCGAAACGGTACAGCTTTTCTCGCTCGAGGAGTCCGTGAAGAACCAGAAGCTGATCGACGCGGTGTTCCGCGCCGGCGACACCGACACGTGGGAAAGCGTCTGACAGCGCGTCAGCGCGGGCCGGCCGTGCGTTCCGCAAAGCCCGCAACCGCAATGGCGAGCCAGCCGAGGATCATCAGGATGCCACCGGCGGGCGCCGCCATGGGAAACAGGCGCTGGCCGATGGTTTCGCGGGCTACGAGATCGCCGCAAAACAACGCCATGCCGAGCAGGAGCACATAGCCTGCAATCGTGAGCGACCGGCGCTGGCCGAGGAGCCCGATTGCGAGCAAAGCCGGCGCGTGCATCAGGAGGAAGTTGGCGGCCGTGCCGAGATTGCCGCCGCCCACATGGGCCGCAGCCGCCGACAGAGCCACGCCTGCCGCGCCGCAAAGACCTGCTGCGGCGATGAGTGTTGGTCCTGAAAGAGCGCTCATGGGGTGGTTTCCGATCCGAAATGCGCCCGCTCGATCCGCTCGGCGACCAGTTCCTGGAGACGCCAGAGGTACCGGTCGTGGATTCCGAGTTCCTCCAGGCGGGATACGGTCGAGAACAAATATTCCGCCATCGATCCGCGAAAACCGCATGCCCTTGCCAGCACATCGGCAAGCGCCTCATCGGAGAGACCGCTGACATAGCGCCCGCTGTTGCGGTTCATCGCGAAGGTCAGCGCCGTGACGGGCCCCTCGTCCGTTTCGGTCCGGATGAAGCGCGCGGGAAAGGCGCTCGGCACCATGCTCATCTCGCGCCGCACGAGGCGATCGAGGTTTTCCTTGAGGCGGTCGCCGGGAATGCGATGAACGACGCCCCTGCATTGGCCGCCGCGATCGAGCGCCAGCATGAGGCCCGGCTCGGTGTCGCTGCCGCGAAAGCGATAGTCCCAGCCGAGGCAGAAGGAGCGCCGCCAGCCATGCGCCCGGGCGACCCGCTGCTCGGCAACGTCATATTCGGGGTTCCAAATCAGCGAGCCATAGGCGAAGACCCAGAAATCGTCGCGTGGCGCCCGCTGCATCAGTTCGGCCACGAGCGCATCGTAGTCGGTCTCCGTGGCGGGTCGAAAGCCGCTGAGGAGACGAGGCCCGGGGTCGGCGATTTCGCGCGCCAATGCCTCGAGGTGGCGCTGCGAAAGGCGCAGCGCCCGGCCATTGTTCGCCGTCGTTGCGATTCGTGATGGCTGTATCGTATCTGTGCGAATAGGGCGCTGCATGGTGCCGATATGGGAGTTGGCTGAGACGTGTCAGCGGCTGTGAGCCGCTTTCTAGCGCAAAATTGCCGCAAATCTCCACCTATTCCAACGAAATCCACGCTGACAGCGACTTGCGCGGAAAATCCCACCTTCTTATATACCCCACAACCTCGCGAGGTGGCCGATGGATGGCTGCTTTCGCGAACTTGTCGAGTAACGGGGGCCGTCCCCCGGAATGCCTCTAGAGGGTCCACGACGGCCTGCTAATCGGAGAGAATGAACATGGCCAAAGTTATTGGTATCGATCTCGGAACGACGAATTCCTGCGTCGCCGT is drawn from Mesorhizobium sp. CAU 1732 and contains these coding sequences:
- a CDS encoding Gfo/Idh/MocA family oxidoreductase produces the protein MFRWGILSTAKIAREQLIPAIQESDNGVLSAIASRDGAKASALAERFGAPHAFGSYEDMLASHVIDAVYIPLPTSQHVEWAVKAADAGKHVLVEKPLALHADQIAPVIAARDRNKVIVSEAFMVTYHPQWAKVRDLIADGAIGRLRYVQGAFSYYNVDPQNMRNRPELGGGALPDIGVYPAVTTRFATGAEPRRVQATVERDKTFGTDIHSSIRADFGSFELSFYLSTQLAARQMMVFHGDKGFIEVASPFNAGLYDDHRVTLHDQGHGTAQIFRFPATKQYQLQVETFARAARGETVQLFSLEESVKNQKLIDAVFRAGDTDTWESV
- a CDS encoding aldo/keto reductase: MQKRKLGRTGLTIAPLVLGGNVFGWTADEKTSFDILSAFHGAGFNAIDTADVYSRWAPGHEGGESEAIIGKWLKSAAIPRDEVVIVTKVGSDMGQGHTDLSRTWIMEAVENSLKRLQTDHIDLYLSHWPDDRTPYEETLEAHAKLVADGKVRAFGASNLDAAQLQASFDAAKAAGLPRYDALQPEYNLYNRDSFEGPLADLCRRQEIGVITYYSLASGFLTGKYRSAGDTKGKARGGGVAKYLDARGLAILDALDAVSAETDAKPAEIALAWLMAKPAVTAPIASATSVAQVESLVKSATFKLSDDQMKRLDDAGQ
- a CDS encoding DUF423 domain-containing protein, which codes for MSALSGPTLIAAAGLCGAAGVALSAAAAHVGGGNLGTAANFLLMHAPALLAIGLLGQRRSLTIAGYVLLLGMALFCGDLVARETIGQRLFPMAAPAGGILMILGWLAIAVAGFAERTAGPR
- a CDS encoding gamma-glutamylcyclotransferase; this translates as MQRPIRTDTIQPSRIATTANNGRALRLSQRHLEALAREIADPGPRLLSGFRPATETDYDALVAELMQRAPRDDFWVFAYGSLIWNPEYDVAEQRVARAHGWRRSFCLGWDYRFRGSDTEPGLMLALDRGGQCRGVVHRIPGDRLKENLDRLVRREMSMVPSAFPARFIRTETDEGPVTALTFAMNRNSGRYVSGLSDEALADVLARACGFRGSMAEYLFSTVSRLEELGIHDRYLWRLQELVAERIERAHFGSETTP
- a CDS encoding aldo/keto reductase, whose protein sequence is MQHRKLGSELEIFPIGLGCMGMSHAYGGQDEKDAIATLHRAVELGVTLFDTAEVYGPFTNEVLVGKGLKPLRDKVRIATKFGFNIVETQDGPKQEPGLNSRPENVRKVAEASLKRLGIEVIDLFYQHRVDPDVPFEETVGAMADLVKEGKVRTLGLSEASAASIRRAHAVHPIAAVQSEYSLWTRDPEAEVLPTCRELGIGFVPFSPLGRGFLTGAITSADQLGEKDFRRGLPRFEEENLKRNLAAVADLQAFAATKGVSAAQLALGWVLHQGDFIVPIPGSRKIANLEQNVAVASIALSADDLARIGRIVSPETTSGERYSQAMQQQANR
- a CDS encoding alpha/beta hydrolase, translating into MRKKDGSKRLLPPGAEERHVTTAAGRLRVLHAGVAADDRSPVVLVHGGGSDSAAISWYRLIGPLAGSREVWALDLPGFGGSIGAEPVGGPREMAAVLAEAMDRLGVGPAIVFGVSMGGDVALNLALDHPRRVRGLVLVAPGGLVPIFRNRAAHFGAWLMARSPDWLLRPASRLSNRFARTALRAIVKDIRKLPPEVVEEFVHEARHPRGGLAYGRYNQATIGRRGMLNDLSDRVHAIAVSTLILHGEDDPIVDPEGSRRAAARMPDARLVMVPGCGHWVQLEAHDRFLSEVSAFLAGSP